A portion of the Parasedimentitalea marina genome contains these proteins:
- a CDS encoding L,D-transpeptidase yields MSSKLIQFPSRRVFLTGTAALLATPALSQAVEPDAEPAYDPLRPPPEPEPSVRRNISAFRAKKWQPYFDNLKNGAILVDIDSRALHYWSADETTYKLFPSSVPLSDDLTRRGRTQVIRKVEGPSWAPTPNMRKRNPEWPAYVPPGPDNPLGTHALYLSWKYYRIHGTHDTRKIGRKSSNGCIGLYNEHIAQLFGMAKLGTQVLLI; encoded by the coding sequence ATGTCTTCCAAATTAATTCAATTTCCTTCGCGCCGGGTTTTCTTAACCGGCACAGCTGCGTTGCTTGCGACGCCTGCATTATCCCAAGCCGTGGAACCAGATGCCGAGCCCGCATATGATCCGTTGCGCCCCCCGCCCGAGCCGGAACCCTCTGTACGTCGCAATATTTCAGCATTTCGAGCTAAGAAGTGGCAGCCGTACTTCGACAATCTGAAGAATGGGGCAATTTTGGTCGATATCGACAGCCGTGCGTTGCATTATTGGTCTGCGGACGAAACAACCTACAAATTGTTTCCATCATCGGTGCCGCTATCCGATGATTTGACGCGCCGGGGCCGTACGCAAGTAATACGTAAAGTTGAAGGCCCATCTTGGGCGCCAACCCCGAATATGCGCAAGCGCAACCCAGAGTGGCCAGCCTATGTTCCCCCGGGCCCGGACAATCCGCTGGGAACCCATGCTTTGTATCTGAGCTGGAAGTATTATCGCATCCATGGGACCCATGACACACGAAAGATTGGTCGAAAGTCTTCCAATGGCTGTATTGGTCTTTATAATGAACATATTGCACAGCTTTTTGGGATGGCCAAATTAGGTACTCAAGTGTTGCTTATTTGA
- a CDS encoding L,D-transpeptidase family protein: MDRRAFGLGAVATLASAGCSGASSRFQSYEGPEVTAVVINKGARKLYLLHNDEILREYKVDLGFAPVGAKMVEGDGKTPEGTYVINRRNPNSSYHLSIGISYPNSQDVAEANAIGKRPGGEIFIHGQPNDSKARKRAARVDDWTAGCIAVDNDEIEEIFAMVKDGTVISLRL; the protein is encoded by the coding sequence ATGGATAGACGAGCATTCGGATTGGGGGCAGTAGCGACCTTGGCTTCGGCAGGTTGCAGTGGCGCATCCAGCAGATTTCAAAGTTATGAGGGCCCTGAGGTCACCGCGGTGGTCATCAATAAGGGCGCTCGGAAATTGTATTTGCTGCACAATGACGAGATTCTGCGAGAATACAAAGTTGATCTGGGCTTTGCCCCAGTCGGTGCAAAAATGGTTGAAGGCGACGGAAAAACGCCCGAGGGCACTTATGTCATCAATCGCCGCAACCCCAACAGTTCATACCACCTGTCGATCGGAATTTCATATCCGAACTCTCAGGACGTTGCTGAGGCCAACGCCATCGGTAAACGGCCTGGAGGAGAAATCTTTATTCATGGCCAGCCCAACGACTCTAAGGCGCGTAAACGGGCAGCTCGGGTGGATGACTGGACCGCTGGATGTATTGCTGTCGACAACGATGAGATCGAAGAGATCTTTGCCATGGTGAAAGACGGCACCGTGATCAGCCTGCGTCTGTAA
- a CDS encoding ABC transporter ATP-binding protein encodes MFRYFENLVDPYCDYPEVDSPPTRLWPFMRDYCRPFTRIFVWTALMSLVVAAIEIGLIYYMGRMVDYFGEGPQQVWANYGTELILVGTFILFIRPAIQLLDVVLLNNAILPNLGTLIRWRAHRHVLRQSVGWFENDFAGRIANRIMQTPPAAGEVVFQVFDAISYSLAYLIGAAVLLMVADARLLLPLLIWFVLYGFLVRWTVKRVGPASQASSDARSAVTGLVVDAYSNIHSVKMFAHHDLEVTGAKNVIEKTRKTFQTEMRIFTTMDAVLVSLNGLLIVGVVGWAIFLWMQGQASVGVIAAAAALTLRLNAMTGWIMWALTSFFRELGVVAEGMQTIAQPIDLVDPANATPLQLTAGGIELRNLSHHYGRGAGGLDHINLTIKPGEKIGLVGRSGAGKSTLVKLLLRFYDTESGQVMIDGQDIRTVTQDSLRGNIGMVQQDSSLLHRSVRENLLYGRPEATEDQMIAAAKQAEAHDFILDLQDPQGRQGYDAQVGERGVKLSGGQRQRVTLARVILKNAPILLLDEATSALDSEVEAIIQQTLYGMMEGKTVIAIAHRLSTIAQMDRILVLDQGRIVEEGSHDDLLAAQGQYAQFWARQSGGFLNIEAAE; translated from the coding sequence ATGTTTCGTTACTTTGAAAATCTTGTAGATCCTTATTGCGACTATCCCGAAGTGGATAGCCCGCCGACGCGGTTGTGGCCCTTCATGCGCGACTATTGCCGCCCTTTCACCCGCATCTTTGTCTGGACTGCGTTGATGTCCCTGGTGGTTGCCGCAATCGAGATCGGGCTGATTTATTACATGGGCCGGATGGTTGATTATTTTGGTGAGGGCCCCCAGCAGGTCTGGGCTAATTATGGCACCGAACTGATATTGGTGGGAACGTTCATCCTGTTTATCCGTCCTGCAATCCAATTGCTGGATGTTGTGTTGTTGAACAATGCGATCCTACCCAATCTGGGTACTTTGATCCGTTGGCGGGCACACCGGCATGTGCTGCGTCAATCGGTGGGTTGGTTTGAAAACGATTTTGCCGGCCGTATCGCCAATCGGATCATGCAAACGCCCCCTGCTGCGGGTGAAGTGGTGTTTCAGGTGTTCGATGCGATTTCCTATTCGTTGGCCTATCTGATTGGCGCTGCGGTGTTGCTGATGGTGGCGGATGCCCGACTGTTGCTGCCTCTGCTGATCTGGTTTGTCCTGTATGGATTCTTGGTACGCTGGACAGTGAAACGGGTTGGGCCAGCCTCGCAGGCCTCGTCTGATGCGCGCTCGGCGGTGACGGGTCTGGTAGTTGATGCCTATTCCAACATCCATTCGGTGAAAATGTTTGCTCATCACGATCTGGAAGTGACGGGTGCGAAGAACGTGATCGAGAAAACCCGCAAGACATTTCAGACCGAAATGCGGATTTTCACAACGATGGACGCTGTGTTGGTCAGCCTGAATGGGCTGCTGATCGTCGGGGTCGTCGGCTGGGCGATCTTTTTGTGGATGCAGGGTCAGGCCTCGGTTGGGGTGATTGCTGCCGCTGCAGCGCTAACCCTACGCCTAAATGCGATGACCGGTTGGATCATGTGGGCGTTGACCTCGTTTTTTCGTGAGCTGGGCGTTGTGGCCGAAGGCATGCAGACAATTGCCCAGCCTATCGATTTGGTCGATCCCGCCAATGCCACTCCGCTACAGCTGACCGCCGGTGGAATTGAGTTGCGCAACCTAAGCCATCATTATGGTCGTGGGGCAGGTGGGTTGGATCACATCAACCTGACCATTAAGCCGGGTGAAAAGATAGGCTTGGTGGGTCGTTCAGGCGCGGGTAAATCGACCCTGGTGAAGCTGTTATTGCGGTTCTACGATACCGAAAGTGGGCAAGTCATGATCGACGGGCAGGACATCCGCACCGTGACCCAGGATAGTCTGCGTGGCAATATTGGCATGGTGCAACAAGACAGCTCGCTTTTGCATCGTTCGGTGCGCGAAAACCTATTGTATGGTCGACCCGAGGCAACCGAAGACCAGATGATCGCCGCCGCCAAGCAGGCCGAAGCACATGATTTCATTCTGGATCTGCAGGACCCTCAAGGACGGCAGGGCTATGACGCGCAAGTTGGAGAACGTGGTGTGAAACTGTCCGGCGGCCAACGTCAGCGGGTGACTTTGGCGCGCGTGATTCTGAAAAATGCACCAATTCTGCTGCTGGATGAGGCAACCAGTGCACTGGACAGCGAGGTCGAGGCGATTATTCAACAGACGCTATACGGCATGATGGAGGGCAAGACGGTAATCGCAATTGCACATAGGCTGTCCACCATCGCACAAATGGATCGCATTCTGGTGCTGGACCAGGGCCGGATTGTCGAAGAAGGTAGCCATGACGATCTGCTGGCTGCCCAGGGGCAATATGCCCAATTTTGGGCCAGGCAATCGGGTGGATTTCTAAATATCGAGGCGGCGGAATGA
- a CDS encoding ion transporter has translation MTPIQRLAAILSSSRFGNFITAVIVVNAVILGLETAPSVMAQAGVVIELIDEVCLAIFVLEILAKLIVSRHRFFLNGWNVFDFLIVGIALVPGAQGLSVLRALRILRVLRVISVAPSLRRVVEGFITALPGMGSVFLLMAIIFYIGSVIATKLFGGAFPQWFGTLGGSAYSLFQIMTLESWSMGIVRPVMEVYPYAWVFFVPFIMVTTFAVVNLLVGLIVNSMQDAHSVEDTERTDAYRDLVLTRLDAIEQRLPQHVKEISKK, from the coding sequence ATGACCCCAATTCAACGTTTGGCTGCCATTTTGAGCAGCTCCCGTTTTGGCAATTTCATAACAGCTGTCATTGTCGTCAACGCGGTGATACTGGGGCTAGAGACCGCTCCGTCCGTTATGGCGCAGGCTGGCGTGGTGATTGAGTTGATTGACGAGGTCTGTCTGGCGATTTTCGTATTAGAAATCCTGGCCAAACTGATCGTGTCCAGACACCGGTTCTTCCTTAACGGATGGAATGTGTTTGATTTCCTGATCGTCGGCATTGCACTGGTTCCGGGTGCACAGGGGCTATCAGTGCTGCGAGCCTTGCGCATCCTGCGGGTTCTGCGTGTCATTTCCGTGGCCCCCAGCCTGCGTCGGGTGGTCGAAGGGTTCATCACTGCACTGCCCGGCATGGGCTCGGTATTCTTGCTGATGGCGATTATTTTTTACATCGGCTCGGTGATTGCCACAAAACTGTTCGGTGGTGCTTTCCCGCAATGGTTCGGCACTCTGGGTGGTAGCGCCTATTCCTTGTTCCAGATCATGACCCTGGAAAGCTGGTCCATGGGAATCGTGCGCCCCGTGATGGAGGTCTACCCCTATGCATGGGTATTCTTTGTGCCCTTTATCATGGTCACCACATTTGCCGTGGTGAACCTGTTGGTGGGTCTTATCGTGAACTCAATGCAGGATGCACATAGTGTTGAAGACACCGAGCGTACCGATGCATATCGTGATCTGGTTCTCACGCGACTTGATGCAATTGAGCAGCGGTTGCCGCAGCACGTTAAGGAAATTTCAAAGAAGTGA
- a CDS encoding class I SAM-dependent RNA methyltransferase has product MNTSVRTTATITRLGHQGDGVAEGPLFAPRTLPGEVVTGIVDGSALGDIRIETPSEHRVQAPCRHYKSCGGCQLQHADDGFVGEWKQGIVRNALSAQGLETTFRPVHTSPPQSRRRATLSVRRTKKGAMAGFHGRASGVITEIPDCRLLDPDLMAAIPMAEDLAQIGASRKAPLAVTVTLSDIGLDVLVKNGKPLDGPLRMSLAQSVEKLGITRLTWDDEQIAMTQPPTQTFGPAKVCPPPGSFLQATRDGEAALLAAVQEIVQGSKRIADLFAGCGTFTLPLAKDAEMLAVEGDPEMVKALEAGWRQAKGLKVVKAVARDLFRRPMMPDELNPFGAFYEAAVIDPPRAGAESQVAELVKARTKTIAYVSCNPVSFARDARTLVDAGYDLNWVQVVDQFRWSAHTELVASFTLAD; this is encoded by the coding sequence ATGAACACATCAGTTAGAACCACCGCCACCATCACGCGTCTCGGCCACCAAGGCGACGGAGTCGCCGAAGGTCCCCTGTTTGCTCCTCGCACTCTGCCGGGTGAAGTTGTGACAGGAATCGTCGACGGCAGCGCTTTGGGTGACATTCGCATCGAAACACCCTCGGAGCACCGGGTGCAGGCGCCGTGTCGCCACTACAAATCCTGTGGTGGTTGCCAGTTGCAGCACGCCGACGACGGTTTTGTTGGTGAGTGGAAGCAGGGCATCGTTCGCAATGCTCTTAGTGCGCAGGGGTTGGAAACCACGTTTCGCCCTGTCCATACTTCGCCGCCACAATCGCGTCGTCGCGCGACATTGTCCGTTCGACGCACCAAAAAGGGCGCGATGGCCGGGTTTCATGGTCGTGCTTCGGGGGTCATCACTGAGATTCCGGATTGTCGTCTTCTTGATCCTGACCTAATGGCCGCAATTCCGATGGCTGAAGATCTGGCCCAGATCGGCGCCAGCCGCAAAGCGCCGCTGGCAGTGACTGTGACGCTGTCGGATATTGGTCTGGATGTGTTGGTGAAAAATGGCAAACCACTGGACGGGCCGTTGCGGATGTCGCTGGCACAGTCGGTGGAAAAGCTGGGCATCACTCGCCTGACCTGGGACGACGAACAGATCGCAATGACCCAACCACCCACACAGACTTTTGGCCCTGCCAAGGTCTGCCCGCCTCCGGGGAGTTTCTTGCAGGCCACACGAGATGGCGAGGCAGCTCTATTGGCTGCGGTGCAGGAAATCGTCCAGGGATCAAAGCGAATTGCCGATCTGTTTGCCGGCTGCGGCACGTTTACGCTGCCACTGGCCAAAGACGCCGAGATGCTGGCCGTTGAAGGTGATCCCGAGATGGTCAAGGCGCTGGAAGCTGGCTGGCGTCAGGCCAAGGGTCTGAAAGTGGTCAAAGCTGTCGCCCGTGACCTGTTTCGCCGCCCAATGATGCCGGATGAATTGAACCCTTTTGGTGCGTTTTACGAGGCCGCAGTGATTGACCCTCCGCGTGCTGGTGCTGAATCCCAAGTGGCTGAACTGGTCAAGGCCCGCACCAAAACCATCGCCTATGTATCCTGTAACCCGGTCAGTTTTGCCCGTGATGCCAGAACTTTGGTCGATGCTGGATACGATCTGAATTGGGTCCAGGTTGTTGACCAGTTCCGCTGGTCAGCCCATACCGAACTGGTTGCGTCTTTCACCCTTGCCGATTGA
- a CDS encoding aminotransferase class III-fold pyridoxal phosphate-dependent enzyme, with translation MSEQHWANVLKASWGITATLARLDGEYDLNFLAQGDDGQGYILKAMRPGCETWLVDMQIKALDHLAAHAPGLPCPRVIHALDGSTMQELADDNGNLRLVWLQNRLPGQCFAKVMPKPQDLIRHLGQVLGGTDRALQDFQHKGLARDFKWDLVRASWIAPELECITDSARRTLLAKIAQDFAKIESVLADLPRQAIHNDANDYNILVSGTLSEPRRVSGLIDLGDMCSAPRICDLAIAAAYVVLDHPTPEVALAALVAGYQAANPLSVAEIDLLWPLLRARLAVSIVNSTLEAANTPDDPYVVISQAPAWRFLETQSIHAGLLTARLKAACDLPVVDGADRVMAYLDSQRGNFAPLMGVGLNDAPMGSLSVENSTWPQDPFHMPLSEAARVGEEFGEGLWLGYYHEPRLIYAEPAFRNGPYKASDRRTVHLAVDGFAPADTPLFAPLQGEVFVVENRDNHLDYGGVIILRHETPEGDGFYTLYGHLNPECCDRLQPGDVIEKGAEFCRLGNAGQNGGWAPHVHFQLALTTEGIEADWPGVGDPDEMYLWRAICPNPAALLNLSDEKILYQPTDKADVLAGRKAHFGGNLTLTYSDPVMLVRGWKHHLFDEWGRPFLDAYNNVPHVGHAHPRIQAVAADQLKRMNSNTRYLHPAQTAFADKILSKLPDPFEVCFFVNSGTEANELALRLARAHTGAKGMVTPDHGYHGNTTGVIDISAYKFNATGGTGQVDWVELVEVADDYRGSVKRDDPNRAQKFADLVDPAIAALQERGHGVAGFIAETFPSVGGQIIPPQGYLASVYKKIRAAGGVCIADEVQTGLGRLGDYYFGFEHQGAVPDIVVLGKPIGNGHPLGVLVTTKEIADSFAQGPEFFSTFGGSTLSCRIGKEVLDIVDDEGLQENARSMGAKLIAGLTALETKYACVGDVRGMGLFLGLELINPDGSEAGNICSYVQNRMRDHRILIGSEGPKNNILKIRPPLTIDSEDVDMILSALDSILTEVEHI, from the coding sequence ATGAGCGAACAGCATTGGGCAAATGTCCTGAAAGCATCCTGGGGCATCACCGCCACATTGGCGCGGCTTGATGGTGAATATGATCTCAACTTTCTGGCGCAGGGCGACGATGGGCAAGGCTACATTCTAAAAGCCATGCGTCCCGGCTGCGAGACCTGGCTGGTTGATATGCAGATCAAAGCGCTGGATCATTTGGCCGCCCATGCGCCCGGCCTGCCCTGCCCACGTGTCATTCACGCGCTTGATGGTTCCACAATGCAGGAACTGGCGGATGACAATGGCAATCTGCGTCTGGTTTGGCTGCAGAACAGATTGCCAGGGCAATGTTTTGCCAAAGTCATGCCTAAACCGCAGGACCTGATCCGGCATTTGGGTCAGGTGCTTGGAGGAACAGACAGGGCCCTGCAAGACTTTCAGCACAAGGGGTTGGCACGCGATTTCAAGTGGGACTTGGTACGAGCCAGTTGGATTGCCCCAGAGTTGGAGTGCATCACTGATTCTGCTCGCCGGACCCTGTTGGCCAAGATTGCCCAAGACTTTGCCAAAATCGAATCTGTACTGGCTGATTTGCCAAGACAGGCGATCCACAATGACGCCAATGACTATAATATTCTGGTCAGTGGCACATTAAGCGAACCGCGTCGGGTGTCTGGCCTGATTGACCTTGGCGACATGTGCAGCGCGCCCAGGATCTGTGACTTGGCCATTGCGGCGGCCTATGTCGTGCTGGACCATCCCACCCCGGAGGTCGCGCTGGCGGCATTGGTGGCAGGGTATCAAGCCGCCAATCCCCTGTCCGTTGCCGAGATTGATTTGCTGTGGCCACTGCTGCGGGCGCGACTGGCTGTCAGCATTGTTAACTCGACACTTGAGGCCGCAAATACCCCTGATGATCCCTATGTGGTGATCTCGCAGGCACCGGCCTGGCGGTTTCTTGAAACTCAATCTATCCACGCTGGCCTGCTAACCGCCCGTTTAAAAGCCGCATGCGACCTGCCGGTTGTTGATGGCGCAGACCGAGTGATGGCCTATTTGGATTCCCAGCGCGGCAATTTTGCACCGCTGATGGGGGTCGGCCTGAATGATGCTCCGATGGGGTCTTTGTCGGTTGAAAATTCCACCTGGCCACAAGATCCGTTCCATATGCCACTGTCCGAAGCCGCCCGCGTGGGCGAGGAATTTGGTGAGGGCCTGTGGCTTGGTTATTACCACGAACCACGGCTGATCTACGCCGAACCCGCCTTTCGCAACGGCCCGTACAAGGCCAGCGACCGGCGTACCGTGCATCTGGCGGTGGATGGGTTCGCGCCTGCGGACACTCCGCTTTTTGCGCCACTGCAGGGCGAAGTGTTTGTGGTCGAGAACCGCGACAACCATCTGGACTATGGCGGCGTCATCATTCTGCGTCATGAAACCCCCGAAGGCGATGGATTCTATACCCTCTATGGCCATTTGAACCCCGAGTGCTGCGACCGGTTGCAGCCCGGCGATGTGATCGAAAAAGGGGCCGAGTTCTGCCGTCTTGGCAACGCCGGCCAGAACGGCGGTTGGGCGCCGCACGTGCATTTCCAACTGGCCTTGACGACCGAAGGGATAGAGGCCGACTGGCCCGGCGTTGGTGACCCGGATGAGATGTATTTGTGGCGCGCGATCTGTCCGAACCCTGCCGCCCTGCTCAACCTTTCCGATGAAAAAATTCTTTATCAACCCACGGATAAGGCTGACGTTTTAGCAGGTCGCAAGGCGCATTTTGGTGGAAATCTAACATTGACCTATAGTGATCCTGTGATGCTGGTGCGCGGCTGGAAACATCACTTGTTTGATGAGTGGGGACGCCCCTTTCTGGACGCCTACAACAACGTGCCCCACGTCGGACACGCCCATCCCCGCATTCAGGCGGTCGCGGCGGATCAGTTAAAGCGGATGAATTCAAACACCCGCTATCTGCATCCCGCACAAACCGCATTTGCAGACAAGATCTTGTCCAAACTACCCGACCCCTTCGAGGTCTGCTTCTTTGTCAATTCCGGCACCGAGGCAAACGAGTTGGCGCTACGGCTGGCCCGGGCGCACACCGGGGCCAAGGGCATGGTGACGCCTGATCACGGGTACCATGGCAATACCACCGGGGTTATTGATATCTCAGCCTATAAATTCAACGCAACTGGCGGCACTGGTCAGGTGGATTGGGTGGAACTGGTCGAGGTGGCCGACGACTATCGCGGGTCCGTCAAACGTGATGACCCGAACCGGGCGCAAAAGTTTGCGGATCTGGTCGACCCAGCCATCGCAGCCCTGCAAGAGCGGGGACATGGTGTGGCTGGTTTCATCGCCGAAACGTTCCCTTCAGTTGGGGGTCAAATCATACCGCCCCAGGGTTATCTGGCTTCGGTCTACAAAAAGATCCGCGCCGCTGGTGGCGTTTGCATTGCCGACGAAGTGCAGACCGGGTTGGGACGACTAGGGGACTACTACTTTGGGTTTGAGCACCAAGGTGCAGTGCCCGACATCGTTGTTCTGGGAAAACCCATCGGCAATGGTCACCCGTTGGGTGTTCTTGTCACAACCAAGGAAATAGCCGACAGCTTTGCCCAGGGCCCCGAGTTCTTTTCGACCTTTGGCGGCTCGACCCTATCCTGCCGTATTGGCAAAGAGGTGCTGGATATCGTCGATGACGAAGGATTGCAGGAGAATGCCCGGAGTATGGGGGCGAAACTGATCGCAGGATTAACAGCACTCGAAACGAAATATGCCTGCGTTGGAGATGTACGCGGCATGGGATTGTTTTTAGGGCTGGAGTTGATCAACCCAGATGGATCAGAAGCCGGTAACATATGTAGCTATGTCCAAAACCGGATGCGCGATCATCGCATTCTTATCGGCAGTGAAGGTCCCAAGAACAACATCCTGAAAATCCGTCCTCCATTGACCATCGACAGCGAAGATGTCGACATGATCCTGTCGGCATTGGACAGTATTCTGACTGAAGTGGAACACATCTAA
- a CDS encoding CAP domain-containing protein has product MKRVLLIIAAGVLTLITACTPAPNGGSNGGGNVYRIRNAEKVQFRMLDSVNALRQATGSSKVQLSAQLNAAAATHSRDMAVQNRPWHFGSDGSSPLDRVARAGYTGSLMGEAISETYEGEVETLSAWMEDTNTRAVIMDPKAVNMGFSWFQEQNGKIWWTLVMGG; this is encoded by the coding sequence ATGAAGCGTGTTTTATTGATTATTGCGGCAGGCGTTTTGACGCTGATCACAGCCTGCACCCCAGCGCCAAACGGTGGCTCAAATGGCGGTGGCAACGTTTACCGCATCCGTAACGCCGAAAAAGTACAGTTTCGTATGCTTGATTCGGTGAATGCGCTGAGACAGGCCACGGGGTCTTCTAAGGTACAATTGAGCGCCCAGCTCAACGCCGCAGCTGCCACTCACTCGCGAGATATGGCAGTGCAGAACCGCCCCTGGCACTTTGGTTCGGATGGGTCGTCACCACTGGATCGCGTAGCCCGCGCAGGATATACAGGCTCTCTGATGGGCGAAGCTATATCTGAAACTTACGAAGGCGAAGTGGAAACGCTGTCGGCCTGGATGGAAGATACCAATACCCGTGCTGTGATCATGGACCCCAAAGCGGTCAACATGGGGTTTTCATGGTTTCAGGAGCAGAACGGCAAGATCTGGTGGACCTTGGTGATGGGCGGCTAA
- a CDS encoding ABC transporter ATP-binding protein — MNIGNWIDAFRPAVGPPPQTLRAFLRWSLSGAWPMLILAALFSALAGGMEAGTAYILGLVIDTAVSSGPLVFFTSQNVLMILGAISFFLIIRPILFTLSAVSNSIIVQPNVNPLVLSRLNRWTMGQSVTFFDDDFAGRIAQKQMQTASAVTSVASEVINVVAFALASMLGTMALLGAIDVRITVLFAVWLVGYFAVISWFLPRVRVRAGIRAGAKAMVSGQVVDSITNIKTVKLFAHADHEEKTAQDAMAEFRSKALSFGYLAAGFRFALMTLAGLLPVLLIGATLLLWQSGQATEGDIVAAGAVSIRIAQMTGWVSFTLMGIYSNIGEIENGMKTLTVRNRVEDASDAVDLVVPRGEIIFDNADFAYGRDVGGVQGISLTIKPGEKLGIVGASGAGKSTLVSLLMRLYEGEKGRILIDGQDISGVTQNSLRSQIGMVTQETAMFNRSARDNILYGRPDATEAEMTEAARKAEANEFIALLQDGQGRQGYDAHLGERGVKLSGGQRQRIALARAILKDAPILVLDEATSALDSEVEAAIQSALSRVMQGKTVLAIAHRLSTLSEMDRIIVMENGRIAEIGSHDQLLARAGLYAQFWARQSGGFIRTETETKAAE; from the coding sequence ATGAACATTGGCAATTGGATTGACGCATTTCGCCCAGCAGTAGGTCCGCCGCCGCAAACGTTGCGGGCGTTCTTAAGGTGGAGTTTGTCCGGAGCTTGGCCGATGTTGATCTTGGCCGCTCTTTTTTCAGCATTGGCCGGCGGAATGGAGGCCGGTACAGCTTATATCCTTGGCCTTGTTATTGATACTGCTGTGTCCAGTGGGCCGCTGGTGTTTTTTACCTCTCAGAACGTATTGATGATTTTGGGTGCAATTAGCTTTTTTCTGATCATCCGACCGATTCTGTTTACCCTGTCTGCGGTGTCGAATTCGATTATCGTGCAACCCAATGTGAACCCGCTGGTTCTGTCTCGGTTGAACCGGTGGACTATGGGGCAATCAGTAACCTTTTTTGATGACGATTTTGCTGGTCGTATCGCGCAGAAACAGATGCAGACAGCAAGCGCCGTGACATCAGTTGCGTCTGAAGTCATCAACGTCGTGGCGTTTGCACTGGCTTCGATGCTTGGCACGATGGCTCTGCTGGGCGCAATTGATGTGCGAATTACAGTTCTGTTTGCTGTATGGTTGGTCGGATACTTTGCAGTGATCAGCTGGTTTCTTCCCCGTGTACGTGTTCGCGCCGGTATTCGGGCCGGAGCGAAAGCAATGGTTTCAGGACAGGTGGTTGATTCCATCACAAATATTAAAACGGTAAAATTGTTCGCCCATGCGGACCACGAGGAAAAAACCGCTCAGGATGCCATGGCTGAATTTCGCTCCAAAGCGCTGAGCTTTGGGTATCTTGCGGCGGGTTTTCGATTTGCCCTTATGACACTGGCCGGATTGTTGCCGGTGTTATTGATCGGTGCAACATTGCTGCTTTGGCAGTCAGGTCAAGCCACTGAAGGAGATATCGTTGCCGCCGGGGCTGTGTCCATTCGAATTGCACAGATGACAGGTTGGGTCAGTTTCACCCTGATGGGAATTTATTCCAATATTGGCGAAATCGAAAACGGCATGAAGACGCTGACCGTGCGCAACCGGGTTGAAGATGCCAGCGATGCCGTGGACCTTGTTGTACCACGCGGAGAGATCATCTTTGACAATGCTGACTTTGCCTATGGGCGCGATGTTGGGGGGGTGCAGGGCATTTCCCTGACCATCAAACCGGGCGAAAAACTGGGTATCGTCGGGGCCTCGGGTGCGGGCAAGTCGACTTTGGTTTCGCTGCTTATGCGGCTCTATGAAGGCGAAAAAGGCCGTATTCTGATCGACGGTCAGGATATATCCGGGGTCACTCAGAACTCGCTTCGCAGTCAGATTGGTATGGTCACTCAGGAAACGGCGATGTTCAACCGCTCAGCACGCGACAATATTCTGTACGGTCGCCCTGATGCCACCGAGGCCGAGATGACCGAAGCCGCCCGCAAAGCCGAGGCCAATGAATTTATCGCTCTGTTGCAGGACGGACAGGGTCGTCAGGGCTATGATGCGCATCTGGGCGAACGCGGCGTCAAACTGTCGGGCGGGCAGCGCCAACGCATCGCCTTGGCTCGTGCGATTCTGAAGGATGCGCCAATCTTGGTGCTGGATGAGGCCACCTCGGCCCTGGATTCAGAGGTCGAAGCCGCGATTCAGTCCGCTTTGTCGCGGGTTATGCAGGGCAAGACGGTGTTGGCCATTGCCCACCGCTTGTCGACGCTAAGCGAGATGGATCGAATTATCGTGATGGAGAACGGGCGTATAGCGGAAATCGGTAGCCATGATCAGCTATTGGCGCGGGCTGGACTCTATGCGCAGTTCTGGGCCCGGCAATCCGGTGGTTTCATTCGGACCGAGACAGAAACAAAGGCGGCGGAATAA